A part of Myxococcus landrumus genomic DNA contains:
- the vgrG gene encoding type VI secretion system tip protein VgrG, which yields MPEERSLPIAAGHREFTVKVNGEAAPREHQLLSVSITRQVNRLPSARLSYLDGAAASSDFPVSNGDLFVPGSEIEILAGTGDDLVSLFKGVVVRQALKVRERSAPQLQVDCRHKAQKLTVGRKSAYYFDQPDSDVISSLLSRAGVGADVEDTSVTHKQLVQFNATDWDFLLARAEANGKLVLTDGDQVVVKAPDFGGSPACTLHFGATILELDAEMDARLQLAAVKSLTWDPAQQAVVEKEAEDPGVSGPGNLSSDDLAAVVGLESYPLRHAALAEEEAQAWANAQWLKSKMCKVSGRAKCEGVGTVEPGKLVTLSGVGRRYSGDVFVTGVRHDFDTVQGWKTHVQFGSTDRWAADEHTMSSPKAGALVPGVSGLQVGTVVSNEDEDGEHRVRVRLPMVNNEEEGIWARVASPDAGEERGFFFRPEVGDEVVVGFLEDDPRSAIILGMLHSSAKAAPLQGSDDNHEKVYQSRSKMRIYLDDEKKVLQLETPAGNKVTLSEEDKTLKLEDQNGNKLEMTADGIKLESVKALELKAGTELKLESGTALNAKGGTELKLEGTSAAEVSSSAITKIKGGIVQLN from the coding sequence ATGCCCGAAGAGCGCTCACTTCCCATTGCAGCCGGGCACCGCGAGTTCACCGTGAAGGTGAACGGAGAGGCCGCGCCCCGCGAGCACCAACTGCTCTCGGTCAGCATCACCCGTCAGGTCAACCGCTTGCCGTCCGCGCGCCTGTCGTACCTGGATGGCGCGGCCGCCTCCAGCGACTTCCCGGTGAGCAACGGGGACCTCTTCGTGCCGGGCAGCGAGATTGAAATCCTGGCGGGCACGGGCGACGACCTCGTCTCCCTGTTCAAGGGTGTGGTCGTCCGCCAGGCGCTGAAGGTCCGCGAGCGCAGCGCGCCGCAGCTCCAGGTGGACTGCCGCCACAAGGCGCAGAAGCTCACCGTGGGGCGCAAGAGCGCCTACTACTTCGACCAGCCGGACAGCGACGTCATCTCCTCGCTGCTCAGCCGCGCGGGCGTGGGCGCGGACGTGGAGGACACGTCCGTCACGCACAAGCAACTGGTGCAGTTCAACGCCACCGACTGGGACTTCCTGCTCGCCCGGGCCGAGGCCAACGGGAAGCTGGTGCTCACCGACGGCGACCAGGTGGTGGTGAAGGCGCCGGACTTCGGCGGCTCGCCCGCATGCACGCTGCACTTCGGCGCCACCATCCTGGAACTGGACGCGGAGATGGACGCGCGGCTCCAACTGGCCGCGGTCAAGAGCCTGACGTGGGACCCCGCGCAGCAAGCCGTGGTGGAGAAGGAGGCCGAGGACCCTGGCGTCAGCGGCCCCGGCAACCTCTCCAGCGACGACCTGGCTGCTGTCGTGGGCCTGGAGAGCTACCCGCTGCGCCACGCGGCGCTGGCCGAGGAGGAGGCCCAGGCGTGGGCCAACGCGCAGTGGCTCAAGTCGAAGATGTGCAAGGTGAGTGGCCGCGCGAAGTGCGAGGGCGTGGGCACCGTCGAGCCGGGCAAGCTCGTCACCTTGAGCGGGGTGGGGCGGCGCTACAGCGGGGACGTGTTCGTCACCGGCGTCCGGCACGACTTCGACACCGTCCAGGGCTGGAAGACGCACGTGCAGTTCGGGAGCACGGACCGGTGGGCGGCGGATGAACACACCATGTCCTCGCCGAAGGCCGGCGCGCTCGTGCCCGGTGTCAGCGGGCTCCAGGTGGGCACGGTGGTGAGCAACGAGGACGAGGACGGCGAGCACCGCGTGCGTGTCCGGCTGCCCATGGTGAACAACGAGGAGGAGGGCATCTGGGCGCGGGTGGCCAGCCCCGACGCGGGCGAGGAGCGCGGCTTCTTCTTCCGTCCCGAGGTCGGCGACGAGGTGGTGGTGGGCTTTCTCGAGGACGACCCTCGGAGCGCCATCATCCTGGGCATGTTGCACAGCAGCGCGAAGGCCGCGCCGCTCCAGGGCTCGGATGACAACCACGAGAAGGTCTACCAGAGCCGCTCGAAGATGCGCATCTACCTGGATGACGAGAAGAAGGTCCTCCAGCTCGAGACGCCCGCGGGCAACAAAGTCACGCTGAGCGAGGAGGACAAGACGCTCAAGCTCGAGGACCAGAACGGCAACAAGCTCGAGATGACGGCGGACGGCATCAAGCTGGAGAGCGTCAAGGCGCTCGAGCTGAAGGCGGGCACGGAGCTGAAGCTGGAGTCCGGCACCGCGCTCAACGCCAAGGGCGGCACCGAGCTGAAGCTGGAGGGCACCTCCGCCGCGGAGGTCTCCAGCTCGGCCATCACCAAAATCAAGGGCGGCATCGTCCAGCTCAACTGA